The Rosa rugosa chromosome 3, drRosRugo1.1, whole genome shotgun sequence sequence taattttttcacccctccacctctcgtcttcttcctctcccctcGATCAACCACTCTCTAAAAAGACTGGTTGTCCTCGCCAATTCCTCCCGCAACAACACCTCAGTACTCCTTTATTTCAGGCACACAGCGCTGACGCTGTTGACCTCGACGAAAGGATCGGCGGCGCACTTCATCACCGATTTCAGATCTTTGACAAGCGAGGCTTCAAGAAGACTATGCCTTCATTTTGGAGgacgaaattgaaattgaaattgggattgagattgggattgggattgggatttggatttggattagGTTCTCTGGAAACTTCGACGGTACTCAAAGCGGGACTTGAGATCGAGGAAGGAGGAGGGCGGAGAGATCATCTATATCATTACTTGCTGGTGTTTTTGTTGTAGTTAATAACTTGATATTAAtggattttgagtttgagttcgagttttggtggaggtgtgggtgtgggtggtGACGAAAAATGAAATTCAGGGTTTCTGCAACGTCttcttggttcttcttcttcattgcccATTTCACAACAGGTCTGCATTGATGTTGTTGAGGCAATTTCAAAGgaggaatgaaattttgtgttaatttgatCTGATACATCTGtgattgttttggttgttttgcaaTCCAAGTCTTCGTGCTTTCTCTGTTGGACTTGGAGGTGTTGAAGAGGCCATCGACCTCGCAGCGGAAGCTGATAAAGCAACGGGTCTTCTCCTAGATCCAATGCTCGGCCCGCTTCTTCGGGGCGCGGACCTCGTGGTCCTCGCCGCAGCTGCTGGTGTTGTCACCAATTAAGGCAGACTTGGGAGTTGAATAGGGTTGAATGATTTTGCAGAAACAAGTTGgacttggttttgtgttttagaaGTGAATCGAACAAGGGAGAAGCtttgctaaaaaaaattatttctcattcttttttgttcttggagttcccagatctttcatttctctttcaaaatgGGTTTGTCgagtttaagaagatgaacaagaatgggttcaagaacatgaacaattgaaatttcttttgtttttttttttttttgcctttttgctgggtttgagaagatgaacatgaagaaatGTTAGGTTCATACTTATCggattgggatttttttttctttttgagaatatattggattgatcttggttaatagaaaaagcaaaaaaaaattaatcatcttttattttcaatataataaattattatgtttttattttaaattttaaatttattcatttaggatttgatggagtggaaaagtcttttttgccctcattttcggcctcacatgcgtcagacgtgactcgaactgacggagccgtgacggaaagttgatgtaggtactatgttgacaagaaaatataagtctaggtatcacattgatacgtttgaaagttcaggtatcattttgacagtccttagagtctccagacactgttcgtgcatttttccctttaggatttgatggactggaaaagtcttttttgccctcattttcagCCTCACATGCGTCACACGTGACTCGAACTGACGGAGTCGTAActgaaagttgatgtaggtactacgttgacaagaaaatataagtccaggtatcacattgatacgtttgaaagttcaggtatcattttgacagtcctcagagtctccagacactgttcgtgcatttttccctaaatGCAATCTACCAAATATGATATAAatttgggaaaaaaatataaacagtaCCTGAGGTAAGGCCCATTCTAAATTTTTATACCTAAGTTTTCGAAACTATCACAATAGTACCCAAAATAAccagcccgacccaatattcgtACCTGCCGTCCATGACGGCGTTAACCCACATGCTACGCGCCAAAATTAGATGGGTATTTTGGGTAATTTTCTTACCCAGCCCTTGTCTGTCTCCTCCAGCGAAGCAGAGTCCCTTTTCTTTCTCCGTCTTTCTCCCTCTCTGtttctctgcctctctctctctctctctctgccccaATTTCACCAGAACCCAGTTGCTCTGAAACACCAGCAACCATCCTCCTCCCCAATTTATAGGTGAGTACCTTTGGGTTTTGGGTTGCTTTTTGCCGCATTTTCTGACCTGGGTATCAAGCTTCTTCAGCGAAACTGCCCCGATTCGTAGAAATTGGACGGCGAAAACGACGGCAGGGAcgagatgaagaagatgatagtGATGGGGATGTTAGGAGGTGGAGGCTTTCGTGATTAATTGGAGGGAAGACTAAGCAGTTGCGTCCTcatatctaatttttttttcttattcatGCTTTATGGATTTGGTTGTTGTGTAGGAATGTTTGAAGCTTTTTTATGCAAAGATTGCATCTTGGTTTGAGTATTTTTGGGTTGATTTTGATGGAGCTGGGTTATAGTCCTAGAAGCTTGCAGGAAGGATTATAGTCCTCAAATCTGCAGGTTGATCTGAAATTGGTTTTTGTTACTGTCGAAGGCGTCTTCAATCTTCATTTGGGCTGCTCAGCTCTGTAATTTGCtcatgtttctgggttttgggtgttTAATGATGCGTTTTCACCATTGGTGGTTGTTGGGTTTATGTGTAATTCTGGTTTGCTTTCGCAAAATGCTTGCTTGTTCTTGATTATTACATGTGAATTGTGATGGGGCTGCAGTTGAGATTTTGGAATGTGGTTCTGCTAAGACTGAGAGATGGAATGTGGATATAAATGACAAGAAGTTGAAACAAACGTGGAATTGATTTATGATGATCTGAGGGTGATGAAGAATGGGTTGTAAAAGAATGGAACTTCATGGGGAATTGATGTTCATCAAAAATCATGTGCCTTCAAATAATGCAATTGCCTGATGTGAAACCCATCATATGATAGTTATGAGTGATAAGTTGGTTTTGCTTGATAGCATGTTTCTGTGTTTGTTGGATTTGAATGGGGACGAGACAGAGAGAGAAcatgggttttctgggtttcaatGAGGAAGAAAGAGAGTATTGTTAAtactttactttttctttttcttttttaatttctccctcttcattaattattaatattattaatttattaatacTAACTTTAAAAACTTAACCACTTAGTCGGATTTACCCCTGAAAATACTCCACTTGGCATGCAGCTTAACACCGTCTTGGACGGCGTGTATGAAAGTTGGGTCGGGTTGGGAATTCcaggtaccattgtgatagttttgaaaatttgggTATAGAAATTTAGAATGGGCCTTAAGTTGGGtattgtttgtatttttttccctataAATTTCTACTCCCCAGAATAGTATGATATCCACAATATTCCGCTTatcattttaattaaaaaataattaaaataaccTTCCAATCCATTCAAATAACCTTGAAAGGAAATTATTATTATCCACGAGGAAAAAAATTCCAAAAAATGACCTCAAGAGAAAATGGCACATTAAAATAATAAATGCAATTGGTCAATCATAtatctccccaaattgaaagaAAGTATCAAATCCCGTGATTGGTAAGATAACACCCTTCCAGGACAATGAGTGAATTCTTTTCAGCATTTCAAATATTTTTGATAACATGCAGTGAACCCTAACCCACCCCACCCTCATTATTTATATTACGATCAATATCATTTCAATCAGTGGATACAATATGATATGGAGTCTCCACTCTCCACTAGGTCTTGCGTTAACCTTGTTCTTTGCTTCCTTGTTCTTACTTCTCTCTTCCCCTTCACCCACAAATGCATCAACTCGTTTAGTTGAATCTGTGTGCAATGAAGTAGAAGGCATTTTGAAAGGCAGCAACTCTGAATGCTTGAAAGCTCTTGAGTTGGATCCTCGAACCGGATCGGCGTCCACTTACGAAGTGCTTGCCCCGATCGCTATTGATTTAGCAATAGCAAATGCAAAGGATAGCGAAGCTTTCATTAAAAATTTGCTCAAGAACAACTCTAGCAGTACTGAAGCTATAAAACAGTGTGCAGATTCATATAACATAGTGGTAAGGGATTTTGTAGGTGCCAAAGAGGAGCTGAAGGAGGACCCTTTGTCGGCCAACTATGACATCAAAATTGCCGGCGACAATGTCCATGATTGTGAGACCGCATTGAGTTCTAAAGGGCTTCAAGTTCCTGAAATAGCTTCCAGAAACCATGCAGTGTTCTTATATAGTAATATTGGATTTGTTATCACTGATCATATTGATTAAATGAATCACTTTGCCATATGATATTCCTTTACTATAGTTGTATCCTATTAAGAAATATTTAAGAGTTTCACACCACTATTGAATCAATATTTTGAAGATCACAGCGTGTTTttacctttttatttttatttttatttaagcTAACTAGCACATAGTCCAGTAGTAAAAACATTTCTCCTTaacaaaatgtttttttttttttttttttttttgctgaaggAAAGAGGTCAAACCTGTAATGAAATTCAACATGTAGTACAAAAATAACCCACCATTCTGGAGTTGTCAAAAAGAGCTATTTTACAGAGTACAAAAACCTATTCTAGTATCAAGAACAAGTATTCAATATCCTCAGTACACACACCTTTAAGAATGAAGTGCCTTTATTAAAGCAAAAAAACTAGTCATCTGAAGTTGAATAAATTTGATCAATAGAGCAACTAGTCTTGTTTTCAACCCCCAATTCTAAGGCAGCCTAGGTCCTAAAAGTCATTAGGACCCAACCCAACCTATCACAACCATCCTTAAAGCCCGCAGCCCAAAAGCAGGCCGAGCTAGCCCAACTGATAGAATTTTGCTATGGGCACCCCACAGCCTCCTTCAAAGGTTTCATGGCCACCGCCGATGAAGAGCTTCGACATCCCAACATCTTAAACGCCATTCCCCAAGATGGGTTCGAATTCAGGCCACCACAACCACCATCACCCAACAGCTAGCAACGCACTCAATCACTCGACCACCGCCGGTAGGAGAAGGAAGACCACCATCGTCCTTGTCCGCGAACTTGCAAACGCCAACAGAAGCCAGCAAACCAGCAGCCCGAGGCCGCCCCCATCAGATCACCGTCACCGACCTTATAACAACCAGCCTCTAGGTCCGATCAGTGATCTGATGACCACCCTTTGACACCGACAAAACCAACGAGGTTGGTATGAAGCCAATGAAACCCGCTAGATACGATAGGCAGGAGAGGAGACAACCAACGATAGTGCGGTGGTCATTTGGTCAACCTGCCTGGTGGATCGCCAGTGATCCCAAGATCCACGTAAGACGTTAGCCATAAGATTTGGAAAATTTTGTCGAAGGTGGGAGGCTGACGAGAAACCTTAGCAGAGCCGCTAGGTCAGATAACAATTGAGTTTGAGATAACAAAATGTTAGCGATGTTCCACTTCCAAGTTCGATTTTCTCCTCCCAAATAAAAGTCTGCAACCATACACCCTTCAGAGTTTTCAATGGAGAAACCTTTAACTATTTCTCAATCGCCAACAGTGGCGGAATCATAGTCAGGCCAGAGAGGGTCTGGACCCCTCCCATAATTGCTTAACCAACTGACATGGATTACATATTTATAGAATTGTGCCTTGATTCAATCGTTTAGACGCCCCTATTTGTATGACGACCAAGCACATCACTCTGTTACCACATAATGACGAACACTTGTGCTCAAAATACAAGTTGGTTTTGGTCAATTTGTTATTTAATCTAATTGGTCTTCCAACAAAATTTTATAGTAATTAATGTGCATTAACCATTAGAAtaaataaggattaaatactgtttagtccttgagcttttgaccaaaaaacacTGCAGTCTCTGaccttttaatttcacacgtttagtccttgtacttcaaaatttcagactaATAGGTCATTTCCGTTACTCTCCGTCCAAAACCACAGTTAAGTAGCTGACGTGGTAAttttttgacaccaaaaaaaGGCTAGGGACAGTAACGGAAAGtattttttggtcaaaagctcaatgactaaacaatatttaatccaATAAATAATTATTGCCTAAAAATATATGTAACGTTATCTCAATTTATtagtttactagtcatttggacggtaaacgacaatttctttcacttttactgtcgtttcggtacttttaatggacccaaaatgttaactTTTTGTTCAGGTCAATTTTTAAAAAACATTTCTTCACGGAAGTGGTAGAGGAaattaaaccgagtccgtggataCGTGGTACGCTTAGATCGGAGTTTGTATACGAAAGTTAtgattgaaaaacaaaatttattgTTCATGATAAATTTTATATAAAAagggaaagttactgtggtaggtttccattttcggaaacccaTCCAcgggtaactctctctctctctctcctctccaccTCCCTCTCTAGTCTTTCCATCAAATCtccaccgtccggccacctgacGGCGTGCCACAGTTCGTGTTCGACCCGTCTCCTCCTCCTCGACACACCTGTGGTGGTGGATCACGGTATCTTGGCCGGAGAAGAGCGAATCGAAGCCAAGAAGTTCACTGTAGCAGTTGGGGTTCTCCGGCGATTTCTTCCGATTTCAACCACCTCTGGCGACGAAACCGGTCCCAATCGAAAGCTTATCCTTCGCTAATAAATCCCTCAAAGTCTCTTGCAGCAATTCAAAGCGTGGAGGACGAATCGAAGATTTTACCGTTCAAATTGGCCCTTTTCCGATCAAACTCAATTTCCGACCAACCAAGGTATTTCTGGACCTTGTTGTAGCTATGAAAGTTGTTGGGCTTGTTGAGaggaagattttggcataggtcTTGTTCACCAGTTTGGGGCCCCACACGCCGCCATTGTTGGTGGCACGTGGAGACTCGTAAGGCTGGTCCTGGTTTTCTATATTTGGCTAGTTAAATTAGTTGTATGTTGTAGAACTTGTAGAtatgattttggtggaatttggAGAAGTTTGATATCGATtgtgaattttcaaagtttggAGTTTTGGTTGTCGATTTACAGGAATCCAACCATTGGATCTCCCTCATTTATGCTATAGAATAATTTAATCGATGAATTGGTCTcagtggtgaagtttgggttgaatccgagaagaaatggagatgttgtGTTACAAGGGGTTTTCGGGTTTTGGTTTAAAATCGTATTTAATagtcgaattgttgtttacggaatataattttgtacaggacgaggtaccgACCCATCGCTCAACGAGGATCCTTACATTTGGCTACCTTAGCTGTATACTTTAAGTGGACCTTTgattttaaatgatgcatgcgaatattttctgaattattgatttatttatttatcaagcACATTATTTGgatttccatcatgattttcgaatgtgagtttgttatgctcggatttggatttatgttttatgatgATTTTCGACAAGTTATTTTCCGATGTGATTTTcggaattaagtatattttATTCATCGATTTTGAGATTtatggaagattttcaaaaatggaattttcgatggaattatatctATTACTCCTCGCTTATTGTTTGATGATTAGAGaatatcttggcgtgtgggacacgtcgttgattAATTTGATTTAccgagtacggttgggaatTGTACTCATGCTTTTATTTGCGAGATATTGGGGAAGTCTTATTGATTTTCGGTTTTCGTATGATTTTActccaccatacctgggtcgtcttatttattgctagctagcctattagtaatCCTCCCCGCTTATTAgatgtttgtgggtgagttgagcaaagagcatgggatgctcaagAGCCTGGAAGGCTCCCTTActcgtatggtgataacttcttcctCATACTCTACTGTTACTTGattagcggggctagtccgatgtGTCTTAACCAACGGGACTGGTATGTTTTAACGAGTTTTTGAgcttaaagaaatatgtttataattgttgcatgcatcgggtttttaaaggaataaacgtgagaaagtataaaatctcttttctttataattacTTGTTTTTGTTCACTCACGTCTCATGCAAACGTTTTTATATGCTTTTTCTCTAGGCCCTtgggtttcaaatgcccagtttgcagagtTGCTGGCATGGTTCGacatagtaggattcggggcataaCATCTGCTGTTGTTGTATTCCTtattgtaggttatttattgaATCTACTTGtatcttgttttctttttcgtcttttagattgctctgataacctgtgggacaatCATTTTAAAGTTTGGGAATTACATTTGTGTATTTGAAACATGTTGTACTTTATACTTCAGTTACTTACTGTGgagttgttgtgatttggggagcagggtggctccaggagaataaggatggtttattagaagtgtgaatgtgtttatacaggttttgggtagtccatttttaggggtaacttttacgtcccgaacccaaattcacctgtttactagtcatttggacggtaaacgacaactactttcacttttattgtcgtttcggtacttttagggggccctaaaagtcgactttttgttcgagtcaaaatttgagaaaatgttcttcatgaaagttgtagaggacattaaaccgagcgcgtgcatatgtggtacgtaaaaatcggagctcgtatgtgaaagttataagcgaaaatgcAAAAATTACTGTTTATAGTAAgtagtataaatttgaaaaagtTACTGTTGgggttattttttttcccattctctctctcctcccgcgcgctctctctttctcctctgcgcgttctctctctctcctctgcaactctggttgctttctctttccgaCCACCAAAAAGCGTGAAACCGGTGGCTACGGACTCGTCTCGACTTCCTCTTGGCGCCTGCGGTGGTGGCTCACGGCGGCTTGGCCGGAAAACGAAGCATCGGGTCCTtgaagtttcactgtagcaaattggtcaacgccggtttctcctgattccggccacctccggcgacgaaccataatcatttggaagcggcttgcgatgtagatgatactccccaaatcttttgcagcgatttgaagcgtggaggaagaattgaaggtttgaaattcttgcACTATTCACGGTTTTGGGTTCAATGTTTACCTTAATTGTTGAACTAGTTCTAGACGTTTTCTGGCTTAGTGGTAGTTGAATAAAACGTTGTGCTTGATGAGTAGgtgttgctgccaaaatttggcgGCCATCGGAGTTGGTGgcagtggcggcggcgccgccactgtgggcggctgtagcggcggctagggtagctttttattttcaatttctggctagtttaattctataattatcatagagattgtatgtgaagtttggtgaattttggaggagtttggaattatttgtgaatttccgaagtttgaagttttgtgattgaattgtgggaaatccggccgtcggattttcctcgttttcattgtggaatatgtaaattgagaaattggtgttgtggaagagatttgggtggaatttgagaagtaatggagttagggattttcgggtttcgtttaggttcgtatttattttatcggattgccgtttacggaaatataattgtgtacagggcaatgttgcgagctacggctagatgaaggaactcgttttcgTGGTCGCCAACCAgtattgtgagtggacttttgattTTAACTTGTTAAGTGATGCATGCAATATTGTTTCGTAATTAATTATTACGTTTATTTATTGAGAATATAAATTGATTTATCTCGGTTATAATTTCTTAATGATTTTGGCTCTAAGTTTTAAAAGGATATTGCgaattttgaaataaagtatGATTTGCGATTTATtaatgattttcgacgaattattttccgaggtgatttccggaaatttACAATACATTTcttttcgtcgatattgagaattttgaatatttttttcgaaaatggaatttccgatggaattatat is a genomic window containing:
- the LOC133737516 gene encoding uncharacterized protein LOC133737516; amino-acid sequence: MIWSLHSPLGLALTLFFASLFLLLSSPSPTNASTRLVESVCNEVEGILKGSNSECLKALELDPRTGSASTYEVLAPIAIDLAIANAKDSEAFIKNLLKNNSSSTEAIKQCADSYNIVVRDFVGAKEELKEDPLSANYDIKIAGDNVHDCETALSSKGLQVPEIASRNHAVFLYSNIGFVITDHID